A genomic region of Ovis aries strain OAR_USU_Benz2616 breed Rambouillet chromosome 20, ARS-UI_Ramb_v3.0, whole genome shotgun sequence contains the following coding sequences:
- the LOC101109747 gene encoding mamu class II histocompatibility antigen, DR alpha chain-like precursor, with translation MAITRVPILGLFITVLISLQESWAIKEDHVIIQAEFYLNPEESAEFMFDFDGDEIFHVDMQKKETVWRLPEFGRFASFEAQGALANMAVMKANLDIMIKRSNNTPNTNVPPEVTLLPNKPVELGEPNTLICFTDKFSPPVISVTWLRNGIPVTDGVSQTVFLPRDDHLFRKFHYLPFLPTTEDVYDCKVEHWGLNEPLLKHWEYEAPAPLPETTENAVCALGLIVALVGIIAGTIFIIKGVRKANTVEGRGPL, from the exons atggccaTAACCAGGGTCCCAATATTAGGACTTTTCATCACTGTCCTGATCAGCCTACAGGAATCGTGGGCTATTAAAG AGGACCATGTGATCATCCAGGCTGAGTTCTATCTGAACCCTGAGGAATCAGCCGAGTTTATGTTTGACTTTGATGGTGATGAGATTTTCCACGTGGATATGCAGAAGAAGGAGACAGTGTGGCGGCTTCCAGAATTTGGACGTTTTGCCAGCTTTGAGGCTCAGGGTGCCCTGGCCAATATGGCTGTGATGAAAGCCAACCTGGACATCATGATAAAGCGCTCCAACAACACCCCGAACACCAATG TTCCTCCAGAAGTGACTCTGCTCCCAAACAAGCCTGTGGAACTGGGAGAGCCCAACACACtcatctgcttcactgacaagTTCTCGCCACCCGTGATCAGTGTCACGTGGCTTCGAAATGGCATACCTGTCACTGACGGAGTGTCACAGACggtcttcctgcccagggatgaCCACCTTTTCCGCAAGTTCCACTACCTCCCCTTCCTGCCCACAACAGAGGACGTCTATGACTGCAAGGTGGAGCACTGGGGTCTGAACGAGCCTCTTCTCAAGCACTGGG AGTATGAagctccagcccctctcccagaGACTACAGAGAATGCGGTGTGTGCCCTGGGCCTGATTGTGGCTCTGGTGGGCATCATTGCAGGGACCATCTTCATCATCAAGGGCGTGCGCAAAGCCAACACTGTTGAAGGCCGAGGGCCTCTGTGA